A single window of Cydia strobilella chromosome 18, ilCydStro3.1, whole genome shotgun sequence DNA harbors:
- the LOC134749530 gene encoding growth arrest-specific protein 1-like has protein sequence MWLLAALLAACAAGAVSTPCFEARTRCAYRTGCGAALNNYMILCNDVLSEPTSVCPKPCEHALIALMSTEEGKELMKCECEDEYCLEAKSRIDVCRPSVLRGAANATSSCRLSQLICTADAQCATALGYYHRLCRAMYRGRKCSHKCLNAIEILRKQEKAAPLTGCQCDGNEDYDCPRMQNNLARLCFHMKLDPIDEKRKTTMPPQVVLVGSSTIATVSKRLLVLLTFFSSKFFT, from the exons ATGTGGCTGCTAGCGGCTCTGCTAGCAGCCTGTGCTGCGGGCGCAGTGAGCACGCCGTGCTTCGAAGCTCGCACGCGCTGCGCCTACCGCACGGGCTGTGGCGCCGCGCTCAACAACTACATGATCCTGTGTAATGACGTGCTGTCTGAACCGACTAGCGTGTGCCCCAAGCCGTGTGAACATGCGCTTATAGCGCTCATGTCCACAGAGGAGGGGAAGGAGCTGATGAAG TGCGAGTGTGAAGACGAGTATTGCCTGGAGGCGAAGTCACGGATCGACGTCTGTCGCCCTTCGGTTCTTCGCGGAGCCGCGAATGCGACGAGTTCGTGTCGTTTGTCGCAGCTAATCTGCACGGCGGATGCCCAGTGCGCCACTGCGCTCGGGTACTACCATCGCCTGTGCCGCGCAATGTACCGCGGCAGAAAATGTTCCCACAAGTGCCTAAATGCTATAGAAATTTTAAGAAAACAGGAGAAAGCAGCACCTCTAACAGGATGTCAATGCGATGGCAATGAGGATTACGACTGTCCGAGGATGCAAAATAATCTCGCGAGGCTTTGCTTCCACATGAAGCTAGACCCCATAGACGAAAAACGCAAAACAACAATGCCACCACAAGTGGTTCTAGTAGGCAGCAGTACTATTGCCACTGTTTCAAAACGGCTGCTagtattattaacatttttcaGTTCAAAATTCTTTACGTGA